The Cellvibrio zantedeschiae genomic sequence TTTTTGCATCAGATCCAAACTGGGGGCGTATTGTTGCTGCAATTGGATATGCAGGTTTGAATAACCTTGACGCTACCAAAGTTGTTGTACATTTGAATGATGTGCTTATTGTTCAGAATGGCGGTCGTGCAGCTAGCTACACCGAAGAGCAAGGCCAAAAGGTCATGAGCGGTTCGGATATTTCAATCAATATTAATTTGAACCGAGGAAGCTTTGCAGAAACTATCTGGACAACAGATCTTTCGTATGAATATGTTCGCATCAATGCAGACTACAGGTCATAGGTTTTAATTTGTCTCGCATAGTTCATGTTGCTGTTGGTGTGATTGTTGGAGCAGACGGCACAATTCTTATCGCCAAGCGCCCTGATAAAGTTCATCAGGGCGGCTTGTGGGAGTTTCCCGGTGGAAAAGTAGAGCAGGGTGAAACCTTGTTTGATGCTTTAAAGCGAGAGCTATATGAAGAGCTTGCGATTGAAATATTATCTACTGAACCTTTGATAAAAATTCACCACGATTATGGCGATAAAGTTGTTTTGTTAGATGTTCATAAGATCACCGCGTTTACCGGCGAAGCCAAAGGCAACGAGGGGCAACCTATAGCTTGGGTTGCACCTCAGAGCTTATATCAATATGAATTTCCCGCTGCTAATCGACCTATCGTCAACGCAATTAATTTACCTACTCGATTGCTGATTACGGGTGAATTCGAAGGTTTGGATGATTTTTCTGTACGTATTGAAGGTGCACTTCAGCGCGGCATAAATTTAATTCAATTGAGAGTTAAAGAATCTGAATTGAGTTCTTCTTTAATTAATTGTGCATTTGAGCTTTGTGAGCGCTATTCTGCGACTTTATTAATTAATACTAATCCCGCTGAATATAAAAATATCGCATCGGCAAAAAACAAGTTGGGGTTGCATTTGAATTCAGAAAATCTTTTGAGTTGCAGCAGTCGCCCTGTTGCTGAGCATATTTGGTTAAGCGCTTCTTGCCACAATCAAACGGAAATTGATCATGCGCAAAAAATTGGCGTGGACTTTATTTGTTTATCACCTGTGTTAGCGACTCAATCGCATCCTGAAAAATCGGGGGTGGGATGGTTAAAGTTTGAAGCGCTCGCGGAAGGGGCAGCCGTTCCCATATTCGCACTAGGTGGGATGAAAGAATCGGACTTAGCAATTGCTCTTCAAAAAGGTGCTCAAGGAATAGCTGCAATTACTGAATGGTGGTAGTTCAGTTGTAAATTTAATAGTCGTCGTTTTTTTCTTCAGAATTTATATCCAAAGAATCTCCCGCAATTTTATGATTTTCACTTGCCCATTCGCCAAGATCAATTAAGCGGCAACGGTCGCAGCAGAATGGCCTGTAGGGAAAATCGTCATTCCATAACACAAGTTTCTTGCACGTAGGGCAATTAAGTTTAATTGGCTCGGAATCAGAAATTGTATGCATCTTAGTTTTTCATGTGTTGCGCTAATTCAAGGTAGCGAGCGTGCAGTAGTTGCACTTGCTGTTCCAGTTCTTCCAGGTCGCCATGGTTATGAATAATGTCATCTGCTTTGGCTATGCGAGTTGAACGATTCATTTGGGTACCCATAATTTTCTTTATTTGTTCGGTGTTGCTTTCGTCACGCAAGGTTGCACGGGCGAGTTGTAAGTTTTCCTCTGCATCAACCACCAAAACTCGATCAACTAGTTCATGCTGAGTAGTTTCGAGCAACAGTGGAGAGGAAAGGATTGTGTAGGGGCTTTCGCTGTGAGTCAGTTGTGCAATAATCTCTTTGCGAATGATGGGGTGAAGTAAGTTTTCCAACCAGGCTTTTTCAGAAGGATTTTCAAAAATTAATGAACGAAGCTTTTTTCGATCCAAGCTTCCATCTTGCGAGAGAATATCTAACCCAAAACGTTCAGCTATTGCTTGAAGTGAAAAACTGCCCGGCATGACTACTTCCCGCGCAACAATATCAGCATCAACAACCCTAATCCCCAATCTCTCAAATCGTGAAGATACTTCGGATTTGCCGCTACCTATGCCTCCGGTTAGTCCAACAATCATTTTTCTGGATTCACACTTATCGATGGCCAAAGGCGTAGCTCAAATAGAGCTGATTAATATCTTGTCCCCACATAAGCGCAATCCAACCAGCAATGGCCAAATAGGGTCCGAAAGGAATAGGAATATTTTTATCTCGCCCGCGGATAATAATCATACTAACGCCAATGACTGCGCCGGCCAAAGCGCTCAACATAATAATTTGCAATAGCATTTGCCAACCGAGCCAAGCACCTAACGCGCCAAGTAATTTGAAGTCGCCAAAACCCATGCCCTCTTTACCCGTTAATAATTTAAATAACCAGTAAACAGAAAACAACGAGAGATAACCGCCAATTGCGCCCCATAGAGCGCTATCGAGCGAGGTAAATAAACCAAAATAGTTTGCAATCAAGCCCAACCACAAAAGAGGTAAGGTGATACTGTCGGGCAAGAGCTGCGTATCAAAATCGATCATGGTAAGTGCGATAAGGCACCAGGTAAAAAAGAGGCAAGCTAATCCCGCCCAAGTTGGGCCGAAAGTGTATATAGCTACTGCAGAAAAAATTCCGGTAACAGATTCTATGATGGGATATCGTGAAGAAATAGATGTTTTACAGGCTGAACATTTGCCGCGCAAAAATAAATAACTGATAACAGGAATATTTTCCCACGGTTTAATTCGGTGTCCGCATGATGGGCAAGTAGAACTGGGCGTTATTAAATTAAATTTTTCAGGTGTACTTTCTTTTTTTGCATCCTCTTTAATGTTTTCGGCACCTAAAAATTCAATACATTGCGCACGCCACTCTCGTTCCATCATTTTTGGTACACGGTATATCACGACGTTTAAAAAACTACCTACTAATAGACCTAAAATGCCTGCGCTGATTATGCCTAGTAGTGGATATAACTCTAAAGCTTTTACAATATCCGACACTTTTATACCACTTGGCCGAGTTGGAAAATTGGTAGATACATAGCGATCATCAAACCGCCTACAAGAACCCCGAGAACAGACATAATCAGCGGCTCTAACAGCGACGTTAGGCTATCAACCGTATTATCGACGGCTTCTTCGTAATAGGTGGCAACCTTATCTAGCATTGCGTCCAAAGCACCGGACTCTTCGCCGATCGAGGCCATCTGGATTAAAAGGGTAGGAAAAATACCACGGCTCTTGATTGCCACATTTAATTGAATACCGGTAGAAACATCTTCACGAATTTTTATAATGGCATCTGCGTAAATCTTATTGCCAGCTGCGCCAGCAACAGATGTGAGTGCTTCAATTAGGGGAACACCTGCTGCGAAAGTGGTAGATAGTGTTCTCGCAAAACGGGCCATTACAGAAAGGTAAATAATTTGGCCAATAACAGGTATCTTTAAAATATAACGATCCACGGCATAAGCAAAAGCTTTGGAGCGACGTACGGCTTGTTTGAGCGCAATTAGGCCAGCAATAATGCTGAACAATATTATCAACCAATAGGCTTGCACAGTTTCTGATAAACCAAGAACAAATAAGGTAAATGCAGGTAGCTTGGCACCGAAGCTGCTGAATGTTTCTGCGAATTGAGGCACTACTTTTATTAATAAGATGGCTGTTACGATTAAAGCTACAACCACAACCGCTATAGGGTAACTGAGTGCCTTTTTAATTTTTGATTTTAATTTTTCAGTCTTTTCTTTGTAGGTTGCAATTCTGTCTAACATGGTTTCCAATGCACCGGCCTGTTCACCAGCATCTACCAGATTACAAAAAAGCTCATCAAAATATTTGGGATGCTCGCGCAATGATGCAGCGAAGCCACCACCTGCGGCCACGCTGTCACGAATTGTTAATACTAATTTTTTAAGGCCGGCTTTCTCTAATCCATCTGCAACAATATCGAAAGCTTGTACTAATGGGACACCAGCCTTCATCATAGTTGCCATTTGGCGAGCAAAAACAGCTATGTCCATTGGTGAAATGGAGCCGCCGCCTTCACCAAATAAAGGTTTAGATTTTCGAGAGACGGATTTAGCAGAAATTCCTTGCTTCAATAGCTGGGCTTTAGCGAGAGCAGGGCTTGTGCTATTAATTTCCCCTTGTACTTGGGTTCCCTTTTTATCTACACCTTTATATACATAAGTGCTAGATACTGTTGCTGCCGATTTGACAGGTGCCTTTGTTTTTTGGGTGGTTGCACTGGTAGCCATAGGTTAATCCTTGGTGACTCGGTTAGCCTCTTCAAGGCTGGTTAACCCCATTGCTACTTTGCGCAATGCGGATACACGTAGATTATTAAAGCCTGCTTCTTTAGCAACTCTTGCAATTTGCAATGAGTTACCCCCCTCCATTATAAGGTTGGCTATTGCGGGGGTGATGCGAACTACTTCATAAACACCTAGCCGCCCCTTGTATCCGCCGTTGCAGTTTTGACAACCTACGGGATGGAATAACTGGAACTCAGCTCGGGGAATTCCTATATCGTCGAAACCCTCTTCAGTAAGGATTGCAGGAGGAATATCTGTGGCTGGCTTTTTACAGACGGTACATAAACGACGTGCAAGGCGCTGAGCAATAATCAAGCTAACACTGGTTGCAATATTAAAGGCTGGAACCCCCATGTTCATTAAGCGGGTTAAGGTTTCAGGGGCGCTATTGGTATGGAGTGTTGATAAGACTAAGTGACCTGTTTGGGCTGCTTTAATTGCGATTTCTGCTGTTTCAAGGTCACGAATCTCACCCACCATTACAATATCCGGATCTTGGCGGAGGAAAGAGCGCAGGGCTTCTGCAAATGTAAGACCTACTTTCTGGTTCATCTGAACCTGGTTGATACCCTCGAGGTTAATTTCAACTGGATCTTCTGCTGTCGAAATATTCAATTCGGGGGTATTGAGGATATTGAGGCCTGTATATAGGGATACTGTCTTACCGCTACCTGTTGGTCCGGTTACCAGAATCATGCCTTGTGATTGAGCCAATGCATCCAGGTACAATTTCTTTTGGAAGTCTTCGTAACCCAATGCATCAATACCTAGCTTGGCTGAACTAGGATCGAGAATACGCAATACAATTTTTTCGCCAAAAAGAGTGGGTAGGGTGTTTACACGGAAATCGATAGCACGCGTTTTAGATACTTTTAATTTGATACGCCCGTCTTGCGGTATGCGGCGCTCTGAGATGTCCATTTGCGACATGACTTTTAAACGAGCCGCCATTCTTCCGGCTAGGTTCACAGGAGGCTTTGTCACCTCATGCAGAACACCATCGGTTCGAAAACGGACACGGTAAGATTTTTCGTAGGGCTCAAAATGTATATCCGAAGCGCCGCCTTTAATGGCATCTAATAATACCTTGTTAATATATTTTACAATGGGAGCTTCATCGGCGTCCGAGTTCCCATCGTCCTTATCTGTATTTGTATCAGTGGTTTGTATATCGAGATTATCTAGGTCGGCATCATCCAATCCGCCTAGGGCATCATTAAGGTTTTCTTGAGCTGTAAGAAATTTCTCAATAGTAGCCGCTAGCTTATCTGCTTCTACTAAAACCGCATCTGTATTTAGGCCTGTATTGAACTTGATTTCATCAAGGGCGTGTAAGTCTGTGGGATCAGCTACAGCTAAAAATAATCGTGTGCCCCGTTTAATAATGGGAAGTGCGTGATGCTTACGAATAAGTTTTTCATCTACCAGCTTTTCAGGAATCGCATCCCTACTAAGTGCATCTAAATCAAATAATGGAGCGCCGAACTCTTCTGATGCCGCTCTGGCAATGGTACGGGCGTCCAATAGGCCATTAACTACAAGATGCTGTACAAAAGGTGTCTTTTCTTTGGCAGATTGAGCCAAGGCTTTTCGGGCTACTTCCGAGTCAAGCAAATTATCCGCAACCAAACGACGCGCAAGGCCATTTAAATGGGTGGGGGTATTCATGCGTGGCCGCTCCTGCCGATCATTCGGCGTTATCAATTTTTAGATTTATAGAGAGTGCAACTTAATTAAGCAATAAACTTAACTGTAAACGATAACTCACTGTAATTTCTACAATTCTGACCAAAAATGTAGTATAGGCCAGATTTGTCGGCTGCTGATTAAAAGTTAAATTTAAATGTTGTGTTGATATGCTTATGACAAAAAATGTCACTTTGTTCGGTTGGTTGTCAGTTGCTTATCTTGTTGAGTGATTATCAAGAGCCAATTTTCATCTCATGGTTGAGATATACGTTGCGTCTATTCCATAGGTGTTACCGTTGGCAACCTATCCCAGGTGTTAAAGTGTGATCTGGCGCGCCATTTCGGTTTGTTGTGTGTGTGGCGCACAAATTGGATAATAGCTGGTACGTCAATTGCTTTAGACTAATAGAGTTGAGAGTTTGGCAACCTAACATAACTTAAATCCTTGGAGATTCATTATGAAAGCAATGCAAAAAGGTTTTACCCTTATTGAATTGATGATCGTGGTAGCGATCGTTGGTATTTTGGCTGCAGTAGCATTACCTGCTTACCAAGATTATATTTCTCGTTCGAAAATCACCGAGCCAGTGAGCCTGCTTGATGGCCTTAGAACAGATATTAATGGTTTCTATACCGATAAAAATAGACTCCCCACTTTGGCCGAGCTGACTAACTATGCCGGCGCCAAGGCTATTGATGGCAAATTTACCTCTACAATTGCGGGTTCTACTGGGGGTATTTTCATTGCAACGGTTAAAAACTCTGCTGGTTCTAATATTGGAAGCAAAACAATTAAAATGAGCTTTTTCACCGTTGGTGGTGTGATTAAGCACACATGTGGTAAAAATGCCACTGACCCAGTTCCTCAGAAGTATATGCCATCAGAATGTCGCGATGGGTACTAATAGTACATCTAGCGCATGATTCTGTGAGGCCCAGCAAGCTATTTGCTGGGCTTTTTTTTGTTTGTTATAAAGGTGGGGCAGTTGCAAAATATCAATATATCCACAAGGTTGATGTTGTTCATATGTATTTTGTTGTTAAGTCTGGGTGCAATTTTTTCTCTTTATGCTCCTGGGCTAACAGGTAAATTTGTATTAGATGATTACGGCAACTTACCCCCGCTTTTTGACTCCCTGAAATCGAGTGGCTTTTGGTACGGTGTTGTCGGTGGCAACTCTGGACCATTGGGTAGGCCTCTCTCGCTTCTAACCTTCGCTTTGCAGGTTGATTCTTGGCCTAATCCTTATTACTTCAAGCTTGCCAATATTGCTATTCACCTCGCTAATTTTATTCTTATCTTTTTTTTAATCCGCTTGCTGGCTCCTTATTTTTCAACGAGGTTGAAATCGAATAGTTACAACCTATTTGCTATTGCTATTGCCTTAGTTTGGGCGATTTTACCCATACATGTTTCTACAGTTTTATACGTCGTTCAGAGGATGGTTCTGCTCAGCACATTTTTTATGCTGTTAGGACTTGTTGTATATGTTATTGCAAGAGATTGTTGGATCCACGGGCAATATGGGCGAGCGCTACTTGGGTTCTGTTTTACGCTGCTAATGGCGGCCTTAGCTATTCTTAGTAAGGAGAGTGGCTTGTTGATTTTTGCCTTCTTGATATGCATTGAACAATTGTTAAGCTCAAAAAAGCCAATTTCGAATCCTTACCTGAAGAGAGGCATTTACATTATCCTCTGTGTTCCCTTGGTGCTTTTCTGTTTTTATTTGATTCATATTAAATTCGTCGAAGGTTACAACGTCCGGCCATTCACGTTAAGTGAACGCGTGTTGACGGAAGCAAGGGTTCTTTGGATATATATTCAGCAAATTATGCTCCCCAAACCCGCTGATCTTGGTCTCTACCATGATGCATTTGAAGTTTCACGTAGTCTATTAGAGCCTTTAAGCACACTATTTTCATGTTTGGCTTGGCTAATTGTCTTCGTTACTTTGGTGTGGGCTGCGGTGAAAAAAAAGGTGCAAATATTCTTCCCGATGCTGTGGTTTTTTTCGGGGCACCTAATGGAGAGTACCGTAATAGCCCTGGAGATATATTTTGAGCATCGTAACTATTTGGCTTCGCTCGGCATTGTTCTGCTGATTTGCTTTATTGTTTTTAATCTGTTTGAAAAGGTGCACAGCGCAGTTTTAAAATATATATTTGTTGGCGTAATGTTGATATATGTTGGAATTATTACGATTGTTTTGCAAATGCAAACAAGGCTATGGGGCAACCCAGCGTTATTTAATTATGTGCATGCCACGGAGAGGCCAAGCTCTATAAGAGCCAGGGCATTACTTGTTGATTTTTACCAAGAGCAAGGAAAACCTAAAGAGGCCTACAAAGCGCTTGAGGATATTGAACGGGATTTTCCTGATGAGCCAGCGTTGTACTTTTTAAAATTGCAGTTTCTTTGTGTATACCCCAGCTGGGTTAAAAGCCCAAGTGTAGATAGTTATGCAACTTTATTGCAGTATGGAGCTTTCTCGAATGGAGCATTTAAATCTATAGAGGATTTGGTGGACTTCAAAAGCAATAAACAGTGTGAGTCAGTAAGTTACGAACTCTTGTTGAAATCCGTAAGAATTTTAAAACTAAATAAACAGTATGCACATAAATACTATTTCTTAGCGCGATTTGAATCCTTATTATATCTACAGATGAGGGATTTGAATGGCGCTATTCGCGCATTAGAATCAATTCCCAACCGGGGATATGATGACGCTGCTAGTTATGCTCGTTTGCTGGCTTCTGCGGGAAGCTTTGATGCAGCTCTGAGAGCAGTTGATGCTGCGCGCAAGGTAATAGGTAATGGAATTGCTATGCAGAAGCGCAGAGATGAGCTTAATGAACTTGAATCGGTTATTCAAGATGACATAAAGGCGTCTAAATAAATCCACGTACTTACAATAAATGTGTAGGCCATCACATATGCAGCTCCTTAGTATTGTTATACCAACCAAAAATGAAGCTAAAGGATTAAAAATAATTTTACCTGAACTAAGAGGTTTATATCCTTCCTCTGAAATAATAGTGGTTAATGATGGATCTACTGATGAAACTAATAAGGTTGCAGAGCTATTTGACGTGAATATTATTAATCATCCATACAGCAAAGGTAATGGTGCAGCAATAAAAAGTGGGTTGAGGGTTGCAAAGGGCGATGTTATTGTCTGCATGGATGCAGATGGACAACATTTGCCACGAGACATAGAAAAATTACTTAAAAAAATCGATCAAGGTTTTGATATGGTAGTGGGCGCCCGAAATAAAAAAGGACAAGCAAATATTGGGCGAGGGTTTGCTAATAAACTTTATAATTATTTTGCAAGTTGGATGGTGGGGCATAAGGTTGAAGATTTGACATCTGGCTTCCGTGCAGTTAAATCTAATAAATTTCGCGAGTTTTTAACTCTATTACCCAATAAATTTTCATACCCAACAACTATAACGATGAGTTTTTTTCGTGCAGGTTATTCAGTTGGTTATGTCTCCGTCGATGTTCAGTCTCGGTTGGCTGGAACACAAAGCCATATTCGTTTGTGGCAGGACGGTATAAGGTTTTTGCTCATTATATTTAAGATAGGTACTCTTTTCTCTCCCCTTAAACTCTTTTTTCCCATTAGCTTAAGCTTTTTTATAACGGCAGTTTTTTATTATGCGTACACCTTTATAGAAACTGGCCGCTTTACAAATATGTCTGCACTTCTATTTACAACATCGGTAATTGTGTTTTTGATGGGACTTATTTCCGAACAGATAACATCGCTTATCTATAAGGAAACGAATAGTTCCAGCGATAAGCGCTAACCTTCCAAATGAAACCCAAAAAAATACTGCATGTAACTAGAAACTTTCCACCCTTGATTGGCGGTATGGAAAAGCTAAACTTTAATATATTTCATGCATTAAATTCACATTTCGAAGTTTCCGTCTCTGGTCCTACGGGAAGCTCCAGCTTTCATAAAGTATCAAGCTTTGTTGAGTTTCCTTCTGCACCTTTATGGTTTTATTTAATTTCAAGCTTGCTTAAAACATTACGGTTAGCTAGAAGTGAGCGCCCTAATATTGTTTTCTGTGGTAGTGGCGCAGCTATATTGGCGGGATATTTTTCTGCCAAACTTACAGGTGCGAAATTAGTTTGCTATCTACATGGGCTTGATATAGTTGCTAAAAGTATTGTTTATCAATTGATTTTTATACCGCTTATAAAAAAATCCGATTTACTACTTGTGAATAGTCGACACACATGTAATTTAGCTTTGAGGGCAGGTTTTGATTCTGGGAGAATAAAAATCCTTTCTCCTGGAACATTTATACCTGAACATACGGATAGTCTTCATTTAAAGCGAAGCTTTTGTAAGAAATATAAACTTCAGGATGTTCCATTTTTATTAATTGCGGGAAGAATAACAAAACGTAAAGGTATTGAAGAGTTTATTGTTCATGTAATGCAAAAATTGGTATCACAACATCCAGAATTAACGTTAGTCGTTATTGGTGATGAAGCATTACAGGCAATAAAACAGCACGATGGAGTAAAAGAAAAAATCGTCCAGCGAGTCTATGCGTTGGGGCTGCAGGATAATGTCAGGTTTCTAGGTGGTGTTGATGATCAAACATTATCAGCAGCATTTTTTAGTGCAAAAATGTTAGTTTTTCCTGTGCTTGATTTAGCTAATGATGTTGAGGGGTTTGGTATGGTAGCGATAGAAGCAGCTGCCCATGGCCTATGCTCTGTAGGCTTTAGTGTTGGTGGCGTGCCTGACGCTATATCAACCGAGAAATCTGGCTGGCTAGTGGAGCCGGGACATTATGATGAAATGAGGGACGTTATTTTAGATAAGCTTAAAGTAAATTCATTAGATAAAATAACCAGTGAAACATGCATAGATTTTGCTCGTGAATTTGAGTGGAAGAAATTTAACGAGAAATTGTATGCTGTTTTAAACGAGGAGACTGTATGACTCTAGAGATGAAAGAGCGACGCCCTCATGCGGTATTAAATCTTGAGACGCGTTATTTAAAAGCAAAAAAGATAGAGTTGTTGATATCGTCTAATAGATTGAAAGAGCCTATAAGACTGTTGGAAGTTGGAACCGGATCAGGAGGCATAGCTTATTATTTTTCCAGCTTGTCAGATATAGAATATGAAGTAACAGCTGTAGATGTCAAAGACAATCGTTTAACGGAAGAGGGATTTGAATTTCAATTGGTTGAAGGAGTTGAGCTTCCTTATGATAATGAGTCATTTGATGTTGTAATATCTAATCACGTTATTGAACACGTTGGCGATTTAACCTCTCAGCTTGAACATTTGAGTGAGTTGAATCGAGTCCTCACAAAAAGCGGCATTGGTTATTTGGCTGTACCTAATCGATGGATGTTGGTTGAGCCGCACTATAAATTAATTTTCCTAAGCTGGTTGCCAAAATTTTTGAGATCGCCTTACCTAAGGCTTTTTGGAAAAGGCCATTATTACGATTGCGAACCGCTTCAAAAACATGAAATTGAATCTATGTTTAAGAAAACAAATTTTGAGTTTAAAAATGTATGTGTGAGGGCTTTGAAATTAACTTTTGATATTGAAATGCCTAATTCATTACCTGCTCGGGTTATAAAATATATACCGACTTTTATGATCGAGCTATTTACCCCTCTTATTCCTACTCTTATTTACACGATTCGAAAATCAGAAGAAAAAAAAAGGCTTAATTAGCTTGCTGGATTACGATTCTATAAGTTGTTTCTAATTTTTTGCTCTGAGTCGCCCAATCTTCTATCAATAAATCTGGGTAAGAAGGTGTTTCAAGTTGTTTCGTGACAGCTGATACTAAGCTGTTGCAATCATCCGGCATGTAGCATTCATTTCTCGTACTTGAAAACAATTCTTGCATGTCACCGATACTTGCAACAACCATAGGTATTTTGCAGGCTGCCATCTCATAAGCTTTTTGCGGAAAACTCAGCTGCCCATATTTCGTGTCTCTCAAGTAAACAATTCCTACATCTAATGAGCAGAATAATTCAGCTACTTTTTCGTGCGTCAGTTTTCCCAAGTAAAGTATTCTATCGTGAATTGGAACAGGGCATGTTGAATCAAGACTCCCTGCTACTACGCATATTAGATTAGGATTTGTCTCCACTAGAATATTGAACGCGTTATAAACCGTCTCAATGCCTTTTTCTTTACTTAAACCGCCGGCGGTACCAACAATCAATGCGTCCAGAGGAAGGTTTAATAACTTTCGATTTTCGATTTTATTGCGAGGATAAAAAATAGATTGATTGATAGTGCTTGGTAAAGAAATTACTTCAGTATCTAAGGGTGTAATAGTTTTAATGTGGCTGCTCAATGATTTGGATACACAACTAATTGCTGCAGACTTTCTTAGTGCTTTCTTATAAAGCATTTTTACAAAAGGGATTTTGGCCAAACCAAAAGTTTCAAAATCATCGTATAGATCAGCCGCATAAGTACATCCCATTTTTTTTGCGACCCATTGACCCAGGATAACGTGTAAGCAATCCGATGCTCCTACAATAATATCGGGCTTAAATTGATAGGCAATTTTTAAAAGATCAAAAGGAAAGAGGAATAATGATTGCCGATATTTTCCCGCTGAAATACCTATCCAACGAAGGCTACCTGAATCCGTATGGTGAAATTCATCTTTAGATGTGCATTCGCGATAGCTTAAACATACACCTAAAACATGGTTGCCTAATTTTGCAAGTTGAAATGGTTGTTCATAAAGACGTGCGTAGCGATCTTCAATAACATCATGTCCCATGTATTGCCGTTTGCATAAATAAAGAATGCGCATATTAATTTTTAAACCGATCAATTAGTTTTTCAGAGGCTGATAATGCAGCTCCTACAACTTGATCCATGTTGTAATAACGATACTGGGCTAATCGGCCAACAAACGTTACATTATTTTCATTTTTTGCAAGAGTCTCGTATCGTTTAAAAATCGCCTCATTTGCATCATTAGGAATTGGGTAATAAGGATCGCCATCTGATTGCGGGTATTCTTTGACTGTGGATGAGCCCGAGTGTTGTTGCCCTGTTAAATGTTTAAATTCAGTAATGCGAGTATATTCATAATCATTAGGATAATTTATTGTGCCGACAGATTGTAATTTGTCTGTATTAGTAAAGTGCTCATGTTCAAATCGCAAGGATCTATAAGGAAGCTTCCCAAAGCAATAATTAAAGTATTCATCGATTGGGCCAGTGTAAACAACGTGATGATCTGAATACGTAGATTTTACATCACTAAAACTTACACCTATTTTCAATTCAATGTTTGGATGGCTTAACATAGATTCGAACATTTTCGAGTAGCCTCTCAAGGGCATTGCTTGATATTCGTCAGTAAAATAACGATCATCTGTATTAGTCCGTACGGGAATGCGAGCAGCAACACCCGCTTTTAATTGTGAGGGATCCACTCCCCATTGCTTTTTTGTGTAATTTAGAAAAAATTTTTCATACAAGTCTATACCCACGCTGTTTAGGACAACATCTTCGCTGGTTCGTATTTTTTCGCGTGGTTCTCGCACTCTTTCAAGGTATTTAGCTGCTTCAATTTCGTTTAAATTCAAGTTATATAATTGATTTAGAGTATCTCGATTGATAGGGAAGGGATACTGCTCTCCGTTTACAACACTAAGAACACGGTGTTCATATGGGCGCCATTCGGTAAAGTTCGACAGATATTTAAATATACGCTCGCTATTGGTGTGAAAAATATGTGGGCCATAGTTATGAATTAATAAACCATTTTGGTCATAAGAATCATATGCATTGCCGCCTATATGATTGCGTTTGTCGATAAT encodes the following:
- a CDS encoding Nudix family hydrolase, producing MSRIVHVAVGVIVGADGTILIAKRPDKVHQGGLWEFPGGKVEQGETLFDALKRELYEELAIEILSTEPLIKIHHDYGDKVVLLDVHKITAFTGEAKGNEGQPIAWVAPQSLYQYEFPAANRPIVNAINLPTRLLITGEFEGLDDFSVRIEGALQRGINLIQLRVKESELSSSLINCAFELCERYSATLLINTNPAEYKNIASAKNKLGLHLNSENLLSCSSRPVAEHIWLSASCHNQTEIDHAQKIGVDFICLSPVLATQSHPEKSGVGWLKFEALAEGAAVPIFALGGMKESDLAIALQKGAQGIAAITEWW
- the yacG gene encoding DNA gyrase inhibitor YacG; translated protein: MHTISDSEPIKLNCPTCKKLVLWNDDFPYRPFCCDRCRLIDLGEWASENHKIAGDSLDINSEEKNDDY
- the coaE gene encoding dephospho-CoA kinase (Dephospho-CoA kinase (CoaE) performs the final step in coenzyme A biosynthesis.), with protein sequence MIVGLTGGIGSGKSEVSSRFERLGIRVVDADIVAREVVMPGSFSLQAIAERFGLDILSQDGSLDRKKLRSLIFENPSEKAWLENLLHPIIRKEIIAQLTHSESPYTILSSPLLLETTQHELVDRVLVVDAEENLQLARATLRDESNTEQIKKIMGTQMNRSTRIAKADDIIHNHGDLEELEQQVQLLHARYLELAQHMKN
- a CDS encoding prepilin peptidase; translated protein: MKVSDIVKALELYPLLGIISAGILGLLVGSFLNVVIYRVPKMMEREWRAQCIEFLGAENIKEDAKKESTPEKFNLITPSSTCPSCGHRIKPWENIPVISYLFLRGKCSACKTSISSRYPIIESVTGIFSAVAIYTFGPTWAGLACLFFTWCLIALTMIDFDTQLLPDSITLPLLWLGLIANYFGLFTSLDSALWGAIGGYLSLFSVYWLFKLLTGKEGMGFGDFKLLGALGAWLGWQMLLQIIMLSALAGAVIGVSMIIIRGRDKNIPIPFGPYLAIAGWIALMWGQDINQLYLSYAFGHR
- a CDS encoding type II secretion system F family protein, translating into MATSATTQKTKAPVKSAATVSSTYVYKGVDKKGTQVQGEINSTSPALAKAQLLKQGISAKSVSRKSKPLFGEGGGSISPMDIAVFARQMATMMKAGVPLVQAFDIVADGLEKAGLKKLVLTIRDSVAAGGGFAASLREHPKYFDELFCNLVDAGEQAGALETMLDRIATYKEKTEKLKSKIKKALSYPIAVVVVALIVTAILLIKVVPQFAETFSSFGAKLPAFTLFVLGLSETVQAYWLIILFSIIAGLIALKQAVRRSKAFAYAVDRYILKIPVIGQIIYLSVMARFARTLSTTFAAGVPLIEALTSVAGAAGNKIYADAIIKIREDVSTGIQLNVAIKSRGIFPTLLIQMASIGEESGALDAMLDKVATYYEEAVDNTVDSLTSLLEPLIMSVLGVLVGGLMIAMYLPIFQLGQVV
- the pilB gene encoding type IV-A pilus assembly ATPase PilB, with protein sequence MNTPTHLNGLARRLVADNLLDSEVARKALAQSAKEKTPFVQHLVVNGLLDARTIARAASEEFGAPLFDLDALSRDAIPEKLVDEKLIRKHHALPIIKRGTRLFLAVADPTDLHALDEIKFNTGLNTDAVLVEADKLAATIEKFLTAQENLNDALGGLDDADLDNLDIQTTDTNTDKDDGNSDADEAPIVKYINKVLLDAIKGGASDIHFEPYEKSYRVRFRTDGVLHEVTKPPVNLAGRMAARLKVMSQMDISERRIPQDGRIKLKVSKTRAIDFRVNTLPTLFGEKIVLRILDPSSAKLGIDALGYEDFQKKLYLDALAQSQGMILVTGPTGSGKTVSLYTGLNILNTPELNISTAEDPVEINLEGINQVQMNQKVGLTFAEALRSFLRQDPDIVMVGEIRDLETAEIAIKAAQTGHLVLSTLHTNSAPETLTRLMNMGVPAFNIATSVSLIIAQRLARRLCTVCKKPATDIPPAILTEEGFDDIGIPRAEFQLFHPVGCQNCNGGYKGRLGVYEVVRITPAIANLIMEGGNSLQIARVAKEAGFNNLRVSALRKVAMGLTSLEEANRVTKD